A single region of the Epinephelus moara isolate mb chromosome 12, YSFRI_EMoa_1.0, whole genome shotgun sequence genome encodes:
- the cenpe gene encoding centromere-associated protein E isoform X9 has translation MTEESAVKVCIRVRPLIAREESAESEDAEPVHLFWKADKKSIHQIDDGNSTKSFSFDRVFTAEETTNQLYQNIAKPLVVSTVEGYNGTIFAYGQTSSGKTFTMMGSDRSPGVIPLAVEDVFQTIKNCPKKEFLLRVSYMEIYNETVTDLLVDSWKRKPLEVRETINKNIYVADLTEELVTSPAQALAWIRKGEKNRHYGKTKMNQRSSRSHTIFRMILESRERSDPASGENADGAIIVSHLNLVDLAGSERASQTGAEGTRFKEGCNINRSLFTLGQVIKKLTDESQKGFTNYRDSKLTRILQNSLGGNAKTVIIGTITPVALDETLSTLQFASTAKKMKNDPHVTEVSDDGALLKRYRNEIVDLKRRLHEVSSVTQTTATEKEVLSQLLQEKDQLQREQEDRIKNLTKLLVTSTNQVPAQKMPKRRVTWGGKMLRLARPSACDGGSSDLSFADPFTRKRKASNVSLMELVEDDEDFDSHWEIPDEPSDDMEISQSSVTVRSFGDSPKDFVSPDRMHELSGKVSSLQLELQTEVQQKQEALEKVAMLDLRVADLERRLEEQNNTPSKTDEQMGKQFAEAIQLCETLASEKDVVEVERDYLKQELGMFLEQIETLEKEKAALSKEMEEKREMDEFKSLEEEFRKEQEIQRMTEELESMRAERDGLLSGKEPSCQTSTEEMEKLLCRVTSLTEERDQLQEILEGLRQEKQQLKAELEDRMEMVAQVQCGFNQPEGLASELHQQDAQVTHLQQEIEQLQTTLQAVSEQKSQLEADLQHNTEMAAETQSLLHSLQQELQEQNQRNADLERLSQERQAQLQQEVAETLSLLHSRQEELQEQKQNNSDQMKLCEQKESDLEQQTKTLSEQLESVQAERDALLSEKESSCQTSTEEMEKLLCRVTSLTEERDQLQEILEGLRQEKQQLKAELEDRMEMMQCELQQQLSSEPQSLKEEQEAQQLLQNQQLEEHLEKTEEVSQLKSDLQENVELMIEVQEELRESQEKIRVLKDEINVLKSQKAELEGKASNGSDADISLQMQELQTQIQRLTEELESMRAERDSLLSGKESSCQTSTEEMEKLLCRVTSLTEERDQLQEILEGLRQEKQQLRAELEDRMEMVAQVQCGFNQPEGLASELHQQDAQVTHLQQEIEQLQATLQAVSEQKSQLEADLQHNMEMAAETQSLLHSLQQELQEQNQRNADLERLSQERQAQLEQEVARTQSLLHSLEDEHQELKQNNSDHMKLCEQKESGLEQQIAQLNMSLQAVTEQKRQVEYDLQQNINMASTTRELLKSVQEELCEQKQMSSDLEKLCQEKESSLDQQVRTLTEKLESIEAERDSLLSEKEASCQTSTEEMEKLLCRVTSLTEERDQLQEALEGLRQEKQQLKAELEDRMEMMQCELQQQLSSEPQSLKEEQEAQTLLQIQQLEEHLEKTKEEVSQLKSDLQENVELVIEVQEELRESQEKIRVLKDEINVLKSQKAELEGKASNGSDADISLQMQELQTQIQKLTEELESMRAERDGLLSGKEPSCQTSTEEMEKLLCRVTSLTEERDQLQEILEGLRQEKQQLRAELEDRMETMQTEIAQLNMSLQTVTEQKRQVENDLQQNMNMASTTQELLKSVQEELCEQKQMNSDLEKLCQEKESSLDQQMRTLTEKLESIEAERDSLLSEKEASCQTSTEEMEKLLCRVTSLSEERDQLQEALEGLRQEKQQLRAELEDRMEMISGIQERLSEQENLNSQQQPERGEQETKLQRRVQQLEEQLQTYRERHSHAEAEAETSQQLLSEAKTSISALKEQLSSLEQSTSRVKETASSRLQDSTGQLQESFRKFQHLIDTCSKYNSTALDKVQCSLKHPYLASLPKPTMNAYSTVCQLQLQTTQSLGNIMEHLQVRAQGYRNLFEELVKKDLAVFEERRLQDVLLCRAQAPCYSVRDEDFHTLWHHRLTELLNKRQLYLQKMASISSTLCANMASYPSELSAEIRHRERFKEQLQTLLNKQPFSLSGLDSILSSELDHRSAVAHNRKMILQGIIDEQNGLFEELKLLEAQADLQLREERSKSSTLLQALEGAPLKTELSLLKDNQHLVLQLQQTEEQVEALRVHNKQLEEAQIKANNRVSNHKQATQLLQTELQDTRAQVEDKDNAIQALRSKLRESEKNASPSAVELEKLRTKLFKMEVELSSASDNHKKEIQQMTTLMNQKEESLRKLKETLRKSQQEGEESFLQGEDLHARLTNPRGLVIKSSVVLEKTKLEEEIKQLQLKITELESLVSSQQVEINKWKSRAFKLKVKSKAEVDRPPSPCTPTKRGLPLTSDPSNFLSSPKKFLVTPRKVLDSPRKVLDSPRKVLDSPRKVLDSPRVSVLDSPKSRFFDVGGSSEVLSRTCPKQFFDNSSLGTIPEVFDVPDEPDADMDAAAGAGRKDWWPQSPKQEEMCKTQ, from the exons GGAAGAAAGTGCAGAGTCGGAGGATGCAGAGCCCGTCCACCTGTTTTGGAAAGCTGATAAGAAATCAATTCATCAGATCGATGATGGGAATTCCACTAAGAGCTTTAGTTTCG ACCGAGTGTTCACTGCAgaagaaacaaccaatcagctgtACCAGAACATTGCAAAGCCTCTGGTTGTTTCCACTGTTGAGGGATACAATG GAACCATATTTGCTTACGGACAGACTTCTTCCGGAAAGACTTTTACGATGATGGGGTCTGACCGATCACCTGGAGTGATACCATTGGCTGTGGAGGATGTCTtccaaacaattaaaaat TGTCCAAAGAAGGAGTTCCTTCTCAGGGTTTCGTACATGGAGATCTACAATGAAACAGTCACTGACCTGCTTGTGGACAGCTGGAAGAGGAAACCCCTGGAAGTCAGGGAGACAATCAAT AAAAACATCTATGTGGCTGACCTAACCGAGGAACTCGTTACGTCTCCTGCACAAGCCCTGGCCTGGATTCGGAAAGGAGAAA AGAACCGCCACTATGGAAAGACAAAAATGAACCAGCGAAGCAGTCGTTCCCACACCATATTCCGAATG ATCCTGGAAAGTCGAGAAAGAAGCGACCCAGCATCAGGAGAAAATGCAGATGGAGCCATTATTGTGTCTCATTTG AATTTAGTTGATTTGGCTGGATCAGAGAGAGCAAGTCAAACAGGAGCTGAAG GCACACGTTTCAAAGAAGGTTGCAATATCAATCGCAGTCTCTTCACACTCGGCCAAGTGATCAAGAAACTGACTGATGAAAGCCAGAA gGGTTTCACCAACTACAGAGACAGTAAGCTCACCCGCATCCTGCAGAATTCCTTGGGTGGGAACGCGAAAACAGTCATCATTGGTACCATCACACCTGTTGCTCTGGATGAGACCCTCAGCACTCTGCAG TTTGCCAGCACTGCAAAGAAAATGAAGAACGACCCTCATGTGACAGAGGTGTCTGATGACGGGGCTCTGCTCAAAAGATACCGCAATGAAATTGTAGACCTCAAGCGACGCCTTCATGAG GTTTCTTCAGTCACACAGACCACAGCCACAGAGAAGGAGGTTCTCTCCCAGCTACTCCAAGAAAAGGATCAGCTCCAGAGAGAACAAGAAGACAGGATCAAAAACCTGACTAAACTGCTGGTCACCAGCACAAACCAGGTTCCTGCTCAAAAG ATGCCAAAACGCAGGGTTACGTGGGGAGGAAAGATGCTCAGACTTGCCCGTCCGTCTGCATGTGATGGTGGTTCATCTGACCTTAGCTTTGCAGACCCTTTCACTCGGAAGAGGAAAGCCTCTAATGTCTCTCTGATGGAGCTGGTTGAAG ATGATGAGGACTTCGACTCTCACTGGGAGATTCCTGATGAGCCTTCAGATGATATGGAGATCAGTCAGAGCTCTGTGACTGTCAGGAGCTTTGGAGACAG TCCCAAAGACTTTGTGTCTCCAGACCGTATGCATGAGCTTTCAGGGAAAGTGTCCAGCCTGCAGCTGGAGCTGCAAACAGAGGTCCAACAAAAACAAGAGGCCTTGGAGAAGGTGGCAATGTTGGACCTCCGAGTTGCAGACCTGGAGAGACGGCTGGAGGAACAGAACAACACTCCGAGTAAAACTGATGAACAG ATGGGTAAACAGTTTGCAGAGGCCATCCAGCTGTGTGAGACACTGGCTTCAGAGAAG GATGTGGTGGAGGTCGAGCGAGACTACCTGAAGCAGGAGCTCGGGATGTTCCTAGAGCAGATTGAAACTctggagaaagagaaagctgCTCTGTCaaaagagatggaggagaagagggagatGGATGAGTTCAAGTCTCTGGAGGAGGAGTTCAGAAAAGAGCAAGAG ATTCAGAGAATGACTGAGGAGCTCGAGAGCATGCGAGCAGAGAGAGACGGTCTGCTCTCTGGGAAGGAACCCAGCTGTCAGACCTCcacagaggagatggagaagcTGCTGTGCAGAGTGACGTCTCTCACTGAGGAGAGAGATCAGCTGCAGGAGATACTGGAGGGACTGAGACAGGAGAAGCAGCAGCTCAAAGCAGAACTGGAGGACAGGATGGAGATG GTTGCACAAGTCCAGTGTGGGTTTAACCAGCCAGAAGGACTGGCCTCAGAACTGCACCAACAGGATGCCCAAGTAACCCACCTTCAGCAAGAG ATAGAGCAACTACAGACAACTTTACAGGCCGTCAGTGAGCAGAAGAGCCAGCTGGAAGCTGATCTGCAGCATAATACAGAGATG GCTGCAGAGACGCAGAGCCTTCTGCATTCACTTCAACAAGAACTCCAAGAGCAGAATCAAAGAAACGCTGACCTAGAAAGACTCAGCCAAGAGAGGCAAGCTCAACTACAACAAGAG GTTGCAGAGACTCTGAGTCTTCTACATTCTCGTCAAGAGGAGCTTCAAGAGCAGAAGCAAAATAACTCTGATCAAATGAAACTCTGTGAGCAGAAGGAATCTGACTTAGAACAACAG ACCAAGACTCTAAGTGAGCAGCTTGAGAGTGTACAAGCAGAAAGGGATGCCCTGTTGTCTGAGAAGGAATCCAGTTGTCAGACCTCcacagaggagatggagaagcTGCTGTGCAGAGTGACGTCTCTCACTGAGGAGAGAGATCAGCTGCAGGAGATACTGGAGGGACTGAGACAGGAGAAGCAGCAGCTCAaagcagagctggaggacaggATGGAGATG ATGCAGTGTGagttacagcagcagctcagctctgAGCCTCAGTCTCTGAAAGAAGAACAGGAGGCTCAACAACTTCTGCAG AACCAACAGCTGGAGGAGCATCTGGAGAAAACTGAGGAGGTGAGCCAGCTGAAGTCTGACCTTCAGGAAAATGTAGAATTG ATGATTGAGgtccaggaggagctgagagAGTCTCAGGAGAAGATCAGAGTTCTAAAAGATGAGATCAACGTGCTGAAGAGTCAAAAGGCAGAGCTGGAGGGCAAAGCAAGCAATGGGAGCGATGCAGATATTTCCCTCCAGATGCAAGAGCTCCAAACTCAG ATTCAGAGGCTGACTGAGGAGCTCGAGAGCATgcgagcagagagagacagtctGCTCTCTGGGAAGGAATCCAGCTGTCAGACCTCcacagaggagatggagaagcTGCTGTGCAGAGTGACGTCTCTCACTGAGGAGAGAGATCAGCTGCAGGAGATACTGGAGGGACTGAGACAGGAgaagcagcagctcagagcagagctggaggacaggATGGAGATG GTTGCACAAGTCCAGTGTGGGTTTAACCAGCCAGAAGGACTGGCCTCAGAACTGCACCAACAGGATGCCCAAGTAACCCACCTTCAGCAAGAG ATAGAGCAACTACAGGCAACTTTGCAGGCCGTCAGTGAGCAGAAGAGCCAGCTGGAAGCTGATCTGCAGCATAATATGGAGATG GCTGCAGAGACGCAGAGCCTTCTGCATTCACTTCAACAAGAACTCCAAGAGCAGAATCAAAGAAATGCTGACCTAGAAAGACTCAGCCAAGAGAGGCAAGCTCAGCTAGAACAAGAG GTTGCCAGGACTCAGAGTCTTCTACATTCTCTTGAAGACGAGCACCAGGAGCTAAAGCAAAATAACTCTGATCATATGAAACTCTGTGAGCAGAAGGAATCTGGCTTAGAACAACAG ATAGCACAGCTGAACATGTCTCTCCAGGCTGTGACTGAGCAGAAGAGGCAGGTGGAATATGATCTACAGCAGAACATAAATATG GCTTCCACAACTCGAGAACTTCTGAAGTCAGTCCAAGAGGAGCTGTGTGAACAGAAGCAGATGAGCTCTGATCTGGAAAAACTGTGTCAGGAGAAGGAAAGCTCCTTAGATCAACAG GTGAGGACTCTGACAGAGAAACTGGAGAGCATTGAGGCAGAGCGAGACAGTCTGCTCTCTGAGAAGGAAGCCAGCTGTCAGACCTCcacagaggagatggagaagcTGCTGTGCAGAGTGACGTCTCTCACTGAGGAGAGAGATCAGCTGCAGGAGGCACTGGAGGGACTGAGACAGGAGAAGCAGCAGCTCAAAGCGGAGCTGGAGGACAGGATGGAGATG ATGCAGTGTGagttacagcagcagctcagctctgAGCCTCAGTCGCTGAAAGAAGAACAGGAGGCTCAAACACTTCTGCAG ATCCAACAGCTGGAGGAGCATCTGGAGAAAACTAAGGAGGAGGTGAGCCAGCTGAAGTCTGACCTTCAGGAAAATGTAGAACTG GTGATTGAGgtccaggaggagctgagagAGTCTCAGGAGAAGATCAGAGTTCTAAAAGATGAGATCAACGTGCTGAAGAGTCAAAAGGCAGAGCTGGAGGGCAAAGCAAGCAATGGGAGCGATGCAGATATTTCCCTCCAGATGCAAGAGCTCCAAACTCAG ATTCAGAAGCTGACTGAGGAGCTCGAGAGCATGCGAGCAGAGAGAGACGGTCTGCTCTCTGGGAAGGAACCCAGTTGTCAGACCTCcacagaggagatggagaagcTGCTGTGCAGAGTGACGTCTCTCACTGAGGAGAGAGATCAGCTGCAGGAGATACTGGAGGGACTGAGACAGGAgaagcagcagctcagagcagagctggaggacaggATGGAGACCATGCAGACTGAG ATAGCACAGCTGAACATGTCTCTCCAGACTGTGACTGAGCAGAAGAGGCAGGTGGAAAATGATCTACAGCAGAACATGAATATG gcTTCTACAACTCAAGAACTTCTGAAGTCAGTCCAAGAGGAGTTGTGTGAACAGAAGCAGATGAACTCTGATCTGGAAAAACTGTGTCAGGAGAAGGAAAGCTCCTTGGATCAACAG ATGAGGACTCTGACAGAGAAACTGGAGAGCATTGAGGCAGAGCGAGACAGTCTACTCTCTGAGAAGGAAGCCAGCTGTCAGACCTCcacagaggagatggagaagcTGCTGTGCAGAGTGACGTCTCTCAGTGAGGAGAGAGATCAGCTGCAGGAGGCACTGGAGGGACTGAGACAGGAgaagcagcagctcagagcagagctggaggacaggATGGAGATG ATTTCAGGCATCCAGGAGAGGCTGAGCGAGCAGGAAAATTTGAACTCACAGCAGCAGCCAGAGAGAGGAGAACAAGAGACCAAGCTGCAACGAAGA GTGCAGCAGCTCGAGGAGCAGCTTCAAACATACAGGGAGAGACACAGTCATGCTGAAGCTGAAGCTGAAACCTCACAGCAG TTGCTCAGTGAAGCGAAGACAAGCATCTCCGCCCTTAAAGAGCAGCTGAGCAGTTTGGAGCAGAGCACCAGTAGAGTCAAGGAGACAGCATCATCACGACTGCAGGACTCTACAGGGCAGCTTCAG GAGTCCTTCAGAAAATTCCAGCACCTTATAGACACTTGTTCCAAGTATAACTCCACAGCATTGGACAAGGTGCAGTGTTCCCTGAAGCACCCTTATCTGGCCTCTCTACCAAAACCCACCATGAATGCCTACAGCACTGTGTGTCAGTTGCAGCTGCAGACAACTCAGAGTCTGGGAAACATTATG GAGCACCTCCAGGTGCGAGCACAGGGCTACAGGAATCTGTTTGAGGAGTTGGTGAAGAAAGATCTGGCTGTTTTTGAAGAGAGGCGTCTGCAAGATGTGCTGCTGTGCAGAGCACAGGCACCCTGCTACTCTGTCAGAGACGAAGATTTTCACACACTTTGGCACCACAGACTGACGGAGCTGCTGAACAAGAGGCAGCTCTACCTGCAG AAAATGGCCAGCATTTCGAGTACGCTGTGTGCCAACATGGCTTCTTATCCCAGTGAGCTGTCCGCTGAGATCAGACACAGGGAGAGATTCAAGGAGCAGCTGCAGACCTTGCTTAACAAGCAGCCATTTAGCCTCAGCGGGCTGGACAGCATACTGAGCAGTGAGCTGGACCACAGATCTGCAGTGGCACACAACCGGAAGATGATTCTGCAG GGCATCATCGATGAACAGAATGGTCTGTTTGAAGAGCTGAAGCTGCTTGAGGCTCAGGCTGATTTACAactcagagaggagagaagtaaGAGTTCCACTCTGCTGCAGGCACTGGAGGGAGCTCCTCTGAAAACTGAGCTCTCCCTACTCAAGGACAACCAGCACCTTGTGCTTCAGCTCCAGCAAACAGAAGAACAAGTTGAG GCTCTGCGTGTACATAATAAGCAGCTGGAGGAAGCTCAGATCAAAGCCAACAACAGGGTGTCCAACCACAAACAGGCTACCCAGCTGCTGCAGACAGAGCTGCAGGACACCCGCGCACAAGTTGAGGATAAAGACAATGCAATCCAAGCCCTTAGGAGCAAACTGCGAGAGTCTGAG AAAAATGCATCACCCAGTGCTGTTGAGCTGGAAAAACTCCGCACTAAACTGTTCAAAATGGAGGTGGAGCTGAGTTCAGCATCTGATAACCACAAAAAAGA GATCCAACAGATGACCACACTGATGAATCAAAAGGAAGAATcactgaggaagctgaaggagACCTTGAGGAAATCCcagcaggagggagaggagtCAT TCTTGCAAGGTGAGGACCTTCATGCCAGACTGACCAACCCCCGAGGTCTGGTGATCAAATCCAGCGTTGTACTGGAGAAGACTAAACTGGAGGAGGAAATCAAACAGCTTCAACTGAAAATAACTGAGCTTGAAAG CTTGGTGTCCAGTCAGCAGGTAGAGATCAACAAGTGGAAGAGCAGAGCCTtcaagctgaaggtgaagaGCAAGGCTGAGGTGGACAGGCCTCCATCACCCTGCACTCCCACCAAAAGAGGCCTTCCCTTGACCTCAGACCCCTCCAACTTCCTCAGCTCACCCAAGAAGTTTCTGGTTACTCCCAGGAAGGTCCTTGACTCTCCCAGGAAGGTCCTTGACTCTCCCAGGAAGGTCCTTGACTCTCCCAGGAAGGTCCTGGACTCCCCAAGGGTCTCTGTGCTTGACTCCCCCAAAAGCAGATTCTTTGATGTGGGCGGAAGCTCCGAGGTGCTGTCCAGAACCTGTCCTAAGCAGTTCTTTGATAACTCCAGCCTGGGAACCATTCCAG AGGTTTTCGACGTTCCTGATGAACCAGACGCAGACATGG ATGCAGCTGCAGGTGCAGGCAGAAAGGATTGGTGGCCTCAGTCTCCAAAGCAAGAGGAAATGTGTAAAacccagtaa